In Acidiphilium acidophilum, one genomic interval encodes:
- a CDS encoding VOC family protein — MKFTIDRIDHVVLTCSDLGVTADWYERVLGMEREEFGADKRIALRFGAQKLNLHQAGSDSGPQAAKAQASALDICFITALGMEDVVAHLGEQKVAVVEGPAQKIGALGAMRSVYCRDPDGNLIEISSYLDE; from the coding sequence ATGAAATTCACCATCGACCGGATCGATCACGTCGTCCTCACCTGCAGCGACCTCGGCGTCACCGCCGACTGGTACGAGCGCGTGCTCGGCATGGAACGCGAGGAATTCGGCGCGGACAAGCGCATCGCGCTGCGGTTCGGCGCGCAGAAACTCAATCTCCACCAGGCTGGTTCCGATTCCGGCCCGCAAGCCGCCAAGGCCCAGGCCAGCGCGCTCGACATCTGCTTCATCACCGCCCTCGGCATGGAAGATGTCGTTGCCCATCTCGGTGAACAGAAGGTCGCGGTCGTCGAAGGCCCGGCCCAGAAAATCGGCGCGCTCGGCGCAATGCGCTCGGTCTACTGCCGCGACCCCGATGGCAACCTCATCGAGATTTCCAGCTATCTCGACGAATGA
- the tgt gene encoding tRNA guanosine(34) transglycosylase Tgt, with translation MSAFGFTLTARDGAARRGTLTTAHGTAQTPAFMAVGTAGTVKAMTADQVRATGTEIVLGNTYHLMLRPGSSRVAALGGLHRMMDWPGIILTDSGGFQVMSLAKLRKLDEIGVTFRSHLDGSAHHLTPESSTAIQHDLDATITMAFDECTKFPATPDEAAASMRLSMRWAARSRDAFTPRPGYGQFGIVQGGIYPDLRAESAAALTAIGFEGYAIGGLAVGEGQAAMFETLDATTHLLPATHPRYLMGVGTPDDLLGSIARGVDMFDCVMPTRAGRTGRAYTSRGVFNLRNARFADDPAPLDPGCACTLCTRHSRAYLHHLFRCEEMLGPMLLTGHNLTYYQTLMRGARDAIETGGFAAYAATAREGWTQTDDR, from the coding sequence ATGAGCGCGTTCGGCTTCACCCTCACTGCGCGTGACGGCGCCGCACGGCGTGGCACCCTCACTACCGCCCACGGCACCGCGCAAACCCCCGCTTTCATGGCGGTCGGCACCGCCGGCACGGTCAAAGCCATGACCGCCGATCAGGTGCGCGCCACCGGCACCGAAATCGTGCTCGGCAACACCTATCACCTCATGCTCCGCCCGGGCTCGTCCCGCGTCGCCGCCCTCGGCGGCCTGCACCGCATGATGGACTGGCCCGGGATCATCCTCACCGATTCCGGCGGATTCCAGGTCATGTCCCTCGCCAAACTCCGCAAGCTCGACGAAATCGGCGTCACCTTCCGCTCGCATCTCGACGGTTCGGCCCACCACCTGACCCCGGAATCCTCCACCGCCATCCAGCACGACCTCGACGCCACCATCACCATGGCGTTCGACGAATGCACCAAATTCCCCGCCACGCCGGATGAAGCCGCCGCCTCGATGCGCCTGTCGATGCGGTGGGCCGCCCGCTCGCGCGATGCCTTCACCCCCCGCCCCGGCTACGGCCAGTTCGGCATCGTCCAGGGCGGCATCTACCCCGACCTCCGTGCCGAATCCGCCGCCGCCCTCACCGCGATCGGCTTCGAAGGCTACGCCATCGGTGGCCTGGCGGTCGGCGAAGGTCAGGCGGCGATGTTCGAAACCCTCGATGCCACCACCCACCTCCTGCCCGCCACCCACCCGCGCTACCTCATGGGCGTCGGCACGCCGGACGATCTGCTCGGATCGATCGCCCGCGGCGTCGATATGTTCGATTGCGTGATGCCGACCCGCGCGGGCCGCACCGGCCGCGCCTACACCTCGCGCGGCGTGTTCAACCTGCGCAACGCCCGCTTCGCCGATGATCCCGCCCCGCTCGATCCCGGCTGCGCCTGCACTCTCTGCACCCGCCACTCCCGCGCCTATCTGCACCATTTGTTCCGCTGCGAGGAAATGCTCGGCCCGATGCTCCTGACCGGGCATAACCTCACCTATTATCAAACCCTGATGCGCGGCGCGCGCGACGCAATCGAGACCGGCGGTTTCGCGGCCTATGCCGCCACCGCCCGCGAAGGATGGACCCAGACCGATGACCGATGA
- the queF gene encoding preQ(1) synthase, which translates to MTDDRYAGLHQLGHYTKAPETPEEAELERVAAPAQGRAYVIRFTCPEFTSLCPMTGQPDFAHIVLDYIPDAWIVESKSLKLFLASFRNHGAFHEACTMMIAERLIDLLAPRWLRIGAYWYPRGGIPIDVFWQTGSPPEGVFLPDQGVAPYRGRG; encoded by the coding sequence ATGACCGATGACCGTTACGCCGGCCTCCACCAGCTCGGCCACTACACCAAAGCGCCGGAAACCCCCGAAGAGGCCGAGCTCGAACGCGTTGCCGCCCCCGCCCAAGGCCGCGCCTACGTCATTCGCTTCACGTGCCCCGAATTCACCTCGCTCTGCCCGATGACCGGTCAGCCCGATTTCGCCCATATCGTGCTCGATTACATCCCCGATGCCTGGATCGTCGAAAGCAAATCGCTCAAGCTGTTCCTCGCCTCGTTCCGCAACCACGGCGCCTTCCACGAAGCCTGCACCATGATGATCGCCGAACGCCTGATCGATCTTCTCGCCCCGCGCTGGCTGCGGATCGGTGCCTACTGGTATCCGCGCGGCGGCATCCCGATCGATGTGTTCTGGCAGACCGGCAGCCCGCCTGAAGGCGTCTTCCTGCCCGATCAGGGCGTCGCCCCCTATCGCGGCCGTGGCTGA
- the queA gene encoding tRNA preQ1(34) S-adenosylmethionine ribosyltransferase-isomerase QueA, whose amino-acid sequence MNLSDFDYRLPPERIAASPARPRDSARLLHVRPDGVTDLIVRDLPTLLQPGDCLVVNDTSVIPAQLTGRRGDAAIGITLDRPMPDGTWRVLLRNARRARVGETIVIDGITDFTAIVTARNEDGSAHLLFDRTGEAFRTALDAAGALALPPYIPRDTGVTETDAADYQTMFAAREGAVAAPTAGLHFTPALLDALAARGIDLVRITLHVGAGTFLPVRTETLSEHRMHAERGEISPAAAAAINRARASGGRIVAVGTTSLRVLESACDETGHLSPWSGETDLFILPGYRFRAVDRLLTNFHLPRSTLLMLVSAFAGIAPIRAAYAHAIAAGYRFYSYGDACLLEPA is encoded by the coding sequence ATGAACCTGTCGGATTTCGACTACCGGCTTCCGCCCGAACGCATCGCGGCCTCCCCTGCCCGGCCGCGCGATTCCGCACGCCTGCTCCACGTCCGCCCCGATGGGGTAACTGACCTGATCGTGCGCGATCTGCCCACCCTGTTGCAGCCGGGCGACTGCCTCGTGGTCAACGATACCAGCGTCATCCCGGCGCAACTCACCGGGCGGCGCGGCGATGCCGCCATCGGCATCACCCTCGACCGGCCGATGCCGGACGGCACCTGGCGCGTCCTCCTGCGCAACGCCCGCCGCGCGCGGGTCGGCGAAACCATCGTCATCGACGGCATCACGGACTTCACCGCCATCGTCACCGCCCGCAACGAGGACGGCTCCGCCCACCTGTTGTTCGACCGTACCGGCGAGGCGTTCCGCACCGCGCTCGACGCTGCCGGAGCCCTGGCCTTGCCACCCTACATCCCGCGCGATACCGGCGTGACCGAAACCGACGCGGCGGATTACCAGACCATGTTCGCCGCCCGCGAAGGCGCGGTCGCCGCCCCCACCGCCGGGCTGCACTTCACCCCTGCCCTGCTCGACGCCCTCGCCGCACGCGGGATCGACCTCGTCCGCATCACCCTGCATGTCGGCGCCGGCACCTTCCTGCCGGTCCGCACCGAAACCCTGAGCGAGCACCGGATGCACGCCGAACGCGGCGAAATCTCGCCCGCCGCCGCCGCCGCGATCAACCGCGCCCGCGCGTCCGGTGGCCGGATCGTCGCGGTCGGCACCACCAGCCTGCGCGTCCTCGAATCGGCGTGCGACGAAACCGGCCACCTCTCGCCCTGGTCGGGCGAGACCGATCTGTTCATCCTGCCCGGCTACCGGTTCCGCGCGGTCGACCGGCTCCTGACCAATTTCCATCTGCCCCGCTCCACCCTGCTGATGCTGGTCTCGGCCTTCGCCGGGATCGCGCCGATCCGCGCCGCCTACGCCCATGCCATCGCGGCAGGCTACCGCTTCTACTCCTACGGCGATGCCTGCCTGCTGGAACCGGCATGA